One Castanea sativa cultivar Marrone di Chiusa Pesio chromosome 4, ASM4071231v1 DNA window includes the following coding sequences:
- the LOC142631529 gene encoding protein BONZAI 1-like — protein sequence MGNCCSDQAGGRAAVGGASSYNPNVPNEAIDQFLKSRGYNGLFSQIELSYSAADLRDRDVLSKSDPMLVVYTKGRDGVLEELGRTEVILNSLNPTWITKHTITYHFEIVQTLVFHAYDVDTQFHNVEVKMLKLDEQQFLGEATCALSEIVTKSNRSLTLDLVHREESTRSTRPRNIGKLTVRAEESLSSKTTTEMILRCSDLEYKDLFSKSDPFLIISKEVENGTPIPVCKTEVIKNDLKPTWKRVFLNIQQVGSKDSPLVIECFNFNSNGKHDLIGKIHKSLADLEKLHSSGQGENLFLPTLVGHDYHNKTLKSQLFVEKFSQSVEHTFLDYLAGGCELNFMVAIDFTASNGNPRLPDSLHYIDPSGRPNAYQRAIIEVGEVLQFYDSDKRFPAWGFGARPIDGPVSHCFNLNGSSHYCEVEGIQGIMMAYTSALLNVSLAGPTLFGPVITNAALIASQSLASGGRKYFVLLIITDGVVTDLQETKDALVKASDLPLSILIVGVGGADFKEMEILDADKGERLENSTGRVASRDIVQFVPFREVQSGEIAVVQALLAELPTQFLTYMRTRDIQPLSS from the exons ATGGGCAACTGCTGCTCCGACCAAGCCGGCGGAAGGGCAGCCGTGGGCGGCGCCTCATCTTACAACCCAAATGTTCCAAACGAAGCCATCGATCAATTCCTCAAGTCTCGCGGCTACAACGGCCTCTTCTCTCAGATCGAG TTATCGTATTCTGCTGCAGACTTGCGTGATCGAGATGTGCTCTCCAAG AGTGACCCCATGTTGGTTGTTTATACAAAAGGAAGAGATGGAGTACTTGAAGAGCTTGGCCGCACTGAagtaattttaaattcattaaatcCCACATGGATCACAAAACACACAATCACATATCATTTTGAGATTGTGCAGACTTTAGT GTTTCACGCGTATGATGTTGACACCCAGTTTCACAATGTAGAAGTAAAG ATGCTTAAGCTGGATGAGCAGCAATTTCTCGGTGAGGCAACTTGTGCATTGTCTGAG ATAGTCACTAAATCAAATAGGTCGCTGACCTTAGATCTTGTACATAGAGAAGAATCTACCAGATCAACCCGTCCAAGAAACATCGGAAAGCTTACTGTGCGTGCTGAGGAATCTCTTAGCTCCAAAACCACAACAGAGATGATATTAAGGTGTTCTGATTTGGAATATAAAGATCTCTTCTCAAAAAGT GATCCCTTTTTAATAATATCAAAAGAAGTGGAGAATGGGACCCCAATTCCAGTTTGCAAAACAGAAGTAATCAAGAATGACCTCAAGCCAACGTGGAAGCGAGTGTTTTTGAATATTCAACAAGTTGGAAGCAAG GACAGTCCACTGGTAATAGAGTGCTTTAACTTCAACAGCAATGGAAAACATGATTTGATTGG AAAAATTCACAAATCATTGGCAGATTTGGAAAAGCTTCATTCTAGTGGGCAAGGcgaaaatttatttttaccgACTTTAGTTGGGCATGATTACCACAACAAG ACACTGAAGAGTCAGCTATTTGTTGAGAAGTTTTCCCAGAGTGTTGAACACACTTTCTTAGACTACTTGGCTGGGGGGTGTGAACTGAATTTCATGGTGGCAATTGATTTCACTG CTTCAAATGGAAATCCACGCCTTCCCGATTCCTTGCATTATATTGATCCTTCAGGACGGCCAAATGCATACCAAAGA GCAATCATTGAGGTTGGAGAGGTGTTGCAGTTTTATGACTCAGACAAGCGGTTTCCTGCATGGGGTTTTGGAGCACGGCCGATTGACGGTCCAGTTTCTCATTGTTTCAACTTGAATGGAAGCAGTCATTACTGTGAG GTTGAAGGAATCCAAGGAATTATGATGGCATATACAAGTGCCCTCCTTAACGTTTCTCTTGCAGGGCCAACTCTTTTTGGACCTGTTATTACCAATGCTGCACTTATTGCTAGCCAGTCTCTTGCAAGTGGTGGACGAAAATACTTTGTGTTGTTAATAATCACG GATGGAGTAGTGACAGATCTCCAAGAAACCAAAGATGCCCTTGTGAAAGCATCTGACCTACCATTGTCGATCCTAATTGTTGGAGTTGGAGGAGCTGACTTCAAAGAGATGGAG ATTTTAGATGCAGACAAGGGAGAGAGACTTGAAAATTCAACTGGACGTGTTGCTTCACGTGATATAGTCCAGTTTGTTCCGTTCCGAGAAGTACAGA GTGGAGAGATTGCTGTTGTTCAAGCACTTCTTGCCGAATTACCAACGCAATTTTTAACCTACATGCGGACCAGAGATATCCAACCACTTTCTTCATAA